In one window of Candidatus Thermoplasmatota archaeon DNA:
- a CDS encoding winged helix-turn-helix transcriptional regulator, producing MKPAPGLLALALLATLATQVAANPHETETPREGDAAEYRLVRGTETFRAIFEWRVDPVFLPDGRVVPLPTLRASLVANAAPLDPGAASSPPRASFLNPHADDGLPPPAADSVAVHWSSYPSNAVAWSISWLDTTDGDRRVATRTTLGRCADAAWLLRWADPSCANGSRATPSESPGLPARVDGDGWSLERVAIRRGAEPLRPVHLGPVATARVPLVEWGARGPADGDLAGNPFAAAHDALVAQDPDAAAYLASRPGARLLQARHAFATALVFSEEPWKDRLKGVPCVSPGAARTPGGEWSAGWIDHDGSLFGIVQRIGSPIALDRAIHADLDTYGLRHLGAAPAARAPAPQALADLLALVPPERGEVATIDYDFLPQGALASVSRGTCAKDPVTGRASYTGASITFVDGEARGTLTLAAERDRPPLPAGLSPAAAAPASAGGARIGGAPPSAPPAAALAAGAAGALLGGALLYHRIRPTDALANAKRARVYRFVCEAPGQTIQDIARGLGLPRNTVEHHVRTLEKNGFLRVHDGPRGKAVLPATSRVYEPVLDREHVRDLLRILKESPGISQHELAARLGMRKGHLSTLVRDLEACGFLARRRDGRSVRIDPAGSSRF from the coding sequence ATGAAGCCCGCTCCGGGGCTCCTCGCCCTCGCTCTCCTGGCCACCCTTGCCACGCAGGTGGCGGCGAACCCGCACGAGACGGAGACCCCGCGCGAAGGGGACGCGGCCGAATACCGTCTCGTGCGCGGAACCGAGACCTTTCGCGCAATCTTCGAATGGCGGGTCGATCCCGTGTTCCTTCCGGACGGCCGCGTCGTTCCGTTGCCCACCCTTCGCGCAAGCCTCGTCGCCAACGCGGCCCCACTCGATCCGGGCGCCGCCTCTTCCCCGCCGCGCGCGTCCTTCCTCAACCCGCATGCGGACGACGGGCTCCCCCCGCCTGCAGCAGACTCCGTCGCCGTCCACTGGTCGAGCTACCCTTCCAACGCGGTGGCGTGGTCGATCTCGTGGCTCGACACGACGGACGGCGACCGCCGAGTCGCCACGCGCACCACGCTCGGACGGTGCGCCGACGCCGCGTGGCTCTTGCGATGGGCCGATCCCTCGTGCGCCAACGGCTCGCGCGCGACGCCAAGCGAGTCGCCGGGCCTGCCCGCGCGCGTCGACGGCGACGGATGGAGCCTCGAACGAGTGGCCATCCGGCGCGGCGCCGAGCCGCTGCGGCCGGTCCATCTCGGTCCCGTCGCGACGGCGCGGGTTCCCCTCGTGGAGTGGGGGGCGCGCGGGCCTGCCGACGGCGACCTTGCCGGAAACCCCTTCGCCGCCGCGCACGACGCGCTTGTCGCGCAAGATCCCGACGCGGCGGCGTACCTCGCCTCGCGTCCCGGCGCGCGCCTCCTTCAAGCGCGCCACGCCTTCGCGACCGCGCTCGTCTTCTCCGAGGAGCCGTGGAAGGACCGCCTGAAAGGCGTACCGTGCGTTTCGCCCGGCGCCGCGCGAACCCCCGGCGGCGAGTGGAGCGCGGGGTGGATCGACCACGACGGCAGCCTCTTTGGCATCGTCCAACGGATCGGTTCGCCAATCGCCCTCGACCGCGCGATCCACGCGGACCTCGACACCTACGGCCTGCGCCACCTCGGAGCCGCCCCCGCCGCCCGAGCGCCCGCGCCCCAGGCGCTCGCGGATCTCCTTGCGCTCGTTCCCCCGGAGCGAGGAGAGGTCGCCACCATCGACTACGACTTCTTGCCCCAAGGCGCCCTCGCGAGCGTTTCACGCGGCACCTGCGCGAAGGATCCGGTCACGGGCCGCGCGAGCTACACCGGCGCGTCGATCACGTTTGTCGACGGCGAGGCGCGCGGCACCCTCACGCTGGCCGCCGAGCGCGACCGCCCGCCGCTTCCGGCGGGCCTTTCGCCGGCCGCCGCCGCTCCGGCTTCCGCCGGCGGAGCGCGCATCGGGGGCGCTCCCCCCTCCGCCCCGCCGGCGGCCGCCCTCGCCGCCGGCGCGGCCGGGGCCCTCCTCGGCGGCGCGCTGCTGTACCACCGCATCCGGCCGACCGACGCGCTTGCCAATGCCAAACGCGCTCGCGTGTACCGCTTCGTATGCGAGGCTCCCGGCCAGACGATCCAGGACATCGCGCGAGGGCTCGGCCTTCCGCGCAACACGGTCGAGCATCACGTCCGCACGCTCGAGAAGAACGGATTCCTGCGCGTCCACGACGGGCCGCGGGGCAAGGCCGTGCTGCCCGCGACGTCGCGCGTCTACGAGCCCGTCCTCGACCGCGAGCACGTCCGCGACCTCCTCCGCATCCTCAAGGAGAGCCCCGGGATTTCCCAGCATGAGCTCGCCGCCCGGCTTGGCATGCGCAAGGGCCATCTCTCGACCCTCGTGCGGGACCTGGAGGCCTGCGGCTTCCTTGCGCGACGACGCGACGGGCGCAGCGTGCGGATCGATCCGGCGGGTTCCAGCCGATTCTGA
- a CDS encoding aminotransferase class I/II-fold pyridoxal phosphate-dependent enzyme produces the protein MPGIAGPLHRLDDPRLAARVHLFPESVIREMTRLAARHGAVNLAQGFPDWDPPREAVDAAVEAMRSGGRNQYAVTWGAPELRQAIARWSLRDGLRPDPDANVTVTCGATEAMMAAMLALCDPGDEVIVPEPFYENYGPDAALSGARPRFVPLYPERGYRFDEEEMKAAFGPKTKALILNTPSNPCGHVMRRDELSLLADLCTDHDAFAVTDEIYNFLTYDGHKHVSMATLPGMDERTITIQGASKVFSATGWRVAWLLAPPTVSVALRRVHDFLTVGAPHPLQLGVAAALALPDSYYEELRARYDAQRHLLVGLLRKAGFRVDPPEGAYYVLCDFRDVAAPAAAKEDDRSFAEWLVREIGLAGVPGSSFFSRAELGRSLVRFHFAKSEATLRAAQARLAKLG, from the coding sequence ATGCCGGGGATCGCGGGACCCTTGCACCGGCTCGACGATCCGCGCCTTGCCGCGCGCGTGCACCTCTTCCCCGAGAGCGTCATCCGCGAAATGACACGCCTTGCCGCGCGCCACGGCGCCGTCAACCTCGCGCAGGGCTTCCCGGACTGGGACCCGCCGCGCGAGGCCGTCGACGCGGCAGTCGAGGCCATGCGATCCGGCGGGCGCAACCAGTACGCGGTCACGTGGGGCGCGCCCGAGCTTCGCCAGGCCATCGCCCGCTGGAGCCTCCGCGACGGCCTTCGGCCCGATCCGGACGCAAACGTCACGGTCACCTGCGGCGCGACGGAGGCCATGATGGCGGCCATGCTCGCGCTGTGCGACCCGGGCGACGAAGTGATCGTGCCCGAGCCGTTCTACGAGAACTACGGCCCGGACGCGGCGCTCTCGGGCGCGCGGCCGCGATTCGTGCCCCTGTACCCGGAGCGCGGGTACCGCTTCGACGAGGAGGAGATGAAGGCCGCCTTCGGGCCCAAAACAAAAGCGCTCATCCTCAACACGCCCTCGAACCCCTGCGGCCACGTCATGCGCCGCGACGAGCTTTCGCTCCTGGCCGACCTCTGCACGGACCACGACGCGTTTGCCGTCACGGACGAGATCTACAACTTCCTCACCTACGACGGACACAAGCACGTCTCCATGGCCACGCTTCCCGGCATGGACGAGCGCACGATCACGATCCAAGGCGCAAGCAAGGTCTTCAGCGCCACGGGCTGGCGCGTCGCGTGGCTCCTTGCGCCGCCCACCGTGAGCGTGGCCCTGCGCCGCGTGCACGACTTCCTTACGGTGGGAGCGCCCCACCCGCTGCAGCTTGGCGTCGCCGCCGCGCTCGCGCTTCCCGACTCGTACTACGAGGAGCTTCGCGCCCGCTACGACGCGCAACGCCACCTCCTCGTGGGCCTCCTGCGCAAGGCGGGCTTCCGCGTCGATCCGCCCGAAGGGGCTTACTACGTCCTGTGCGACTTCCGCGACGTCGCCGCGCCGGCGGCGGCCAAGGAGGACGACCGATCGTTTGCCGAATGGCTCGTGCGCGAGATCGGGCTCGCCGGCGTCCCGGGAAGCTCCTTCTTCTCACGCGCCGAGCTCGGGCGAAGCCTCGTCCGGTTCCATTTTGCAAAGAGCGAGGCGACGCTGCGAGCGGCTCAAGCGAGGTTGGCGAAGCTGGGGTGA